Proteins co-encoded in one Nicotiana sylvestris chromosome 7, ASM39365v2, whole genome shotgun sequence genomic window:
- the LOC138873574 gene encoding uncharacterized protein, with protein sequence MVDFDVIMGMDWLVSCYANVDCHMKMDRFQFPGEPINEGEGNIATPKCRFISYLKARKMISKGYIYHLVHVRVMEAKPPTLQLIHVVNEFPDVFLDEILRLPPEREIEFSIDVLPVIQPISIPPYRMAPTEL encoded by the coding sequence atggttgattttgatgtgataatgggaatggactggttggtctcatgctatgcaaatgttgattgTCATATGAAGATGGATAGGTTTCagtttcctggtgaacccatcaaTGAAGGGGAGGGGAACATTGCTACGCCAAAatgtaggtttatttcctatcttaaggcaagaaagatgatctcaaaaggttacatttatcatctcgttcatgTTAGGGTTatggaggcgaaaccgcctactctACAATTAATCCACGTGGTAAatgaatttccagatgttttcctAGATGAAATCCTAAggcttcctcctgaaagggagattgagtttagcattgatgtgttgcctgtcattcaaccgatctctatccctccatacagaatggcccctaCAGAGTTGTGA